One region of Termitidicoccus mucosus genomic DNA includes:
- a CDS encoding glycoside hydrolase family 28 protein, with the protein MKAKFIPILLWTVVPLTIKADLVPAATSQSGDDEIRHEEIHVKAPFPMQPVRVPVFPGRDFVITDFGARAGGQTDNTAAIRNAIAACHDAGGGRVVIPAGVWLTGSVHLRSNVNLRLAKDAVLSFSDNPQDYLPAVQSSWEGWECFNYSPLVYAFRCENVAITGEGKIEPRMDTWKRWSSRPPAHMEALKRLYTMGSTGVPVEKRQMAEGENNLRPQLIQFNRCNNVLIEGVTIRNSPFWTIHLLLCDSVVVRHLNVSAHGHNNDGIDPEGTRNLLVENCTFDQGDDAIAIKSGTNHDGWRLNAPSENIVIRNCTVLNGHQLVAIGSELSGGVRNVYVHDCRFEPKDKKPFNILYIKTNCRRGGFVENITVENIDAAGARFRMGVLGIETDVLYQWRKLVPAYEERLTPIRNIAMRNIKAGETLTPFRILGDKDMPVKNVTLDNIAINTARGQKNRYEHAENITEKNITIGTFLEEPDKDNPNR; encoded by the coding sequence ATGAAAGCAAAGTTTATCCCCATCCTGCTCTGGACTGTCGTGCCGCTGACGATCAAGGCTGATCTTGTGCCAGCCGCTACCTCCCAATCCGGTGATGATGAAATCCGCCATGAGGAGATCCACGTGAAAGCGCCGTTTCCCATGCAGCCAGTCCGGGTGCCGGTTTTCCCCGGGCGTGACTTTGTCATCACCGATTTTGGCGCGAGGGCCGGCGGGCAAACCGACAACACCGCGGCCATTCGCAATGCCATCGCCGCCTGCCATGATGCCGGCGGCGGGCGCGTTGTCATCCCCGCCGGCGTGTGGCTGACCGGTTCCGTCCACCTGCGAAGCAACGTGAACCTCCGCCTCGCGAAGGACGCCGTCCTCTCCTTCAGCGACAATCCGCAGGACTACCTGCCCGCCGTACAATCGAGCTGGGAGGGATGGGAGTGTTTCAATTACTCGCCCCTTGTTTATGCGTTCCGTTGCGAAAACGTCGCCATCACCGGCGAAGGCAAAATCGAGCCCCGCATGGACACATGGAAAAGATGGTCTTCGCGCCCGCCGGCCCACATGGAGGCGCTCAAGCGGCTTTATACCATGGGCTCCACCGGTGTGCCCGTTGAAAAACGCCAGATGGCCGAGGGCGAGAACAACCTTCGTCCCCAGCTCATCCAGTTCAACCGCTGCAACAACGTCCTCATCGAGGGCGTGACCATCCGCAACAGCCCGTTCTGGACGATCCACCTGCTGCTCTGCGATTCCGTCGTCGTCCGCCACCTCAATGTTTCCGCCCATGGGCACAACAACGACGGCATCGATCCCGAGGGCACGCGCAACCTCCTCGTCGAAAATTGCACCTTCGACCAGGGCGACGACGCCATCGCCATCAAATCGGGCACCAACCACGATGGCTGGCGGCTGAACGCGCCGTCGGAAAACATCGTCATCCGCAACTGCACCGTCCTCAACGGACACCAGCTTGTCGCCATCGGCAGCGAGCTTTCCGGGGGCGTCCGCAATGTTTACGTGCATGACTGCCGCTTCGAGCCGAAAGACAAAAAACCGTTCAACATCCTCTATATTAAAACCAACTGCCGGCGCGGCGGCTTTGTGGAAAACATCACGGTGGAGAACATCGACGCCGCCGGCGCCCGGTTCAGGATGGGCGTGCTCGGCATCGAGACCGACGTTCTCTACCAATGGCGCAAACTCGTCCCCGCCTACGAGGAGCGGCTCACCCCGATCCGCAATATCGCCATGAGAAATATAAAGGCCGGAGAAACCCTTACGCCATTCCGCATCCTTGGCGACAAGGATATGCCCGTGAAAAACGTGACGCTCGACAACATCGCCATCAACACCGCTCGCGGCCAGAAAAACCGCTATGAACACGCCGAAAACATAACCGAGAAAAACATCACGATCGGCACATTCCTCGAGGAGCCCGACAAGGACAATCCGAACAGGTAG
- a CDS encoding DUF4982 domain-containing protein: MMLWPAAVAEWIKRDRNHPSVIMWSFGNELQVREEWTGFPTGDWGVTGYRILDVLAKRHDPTRKTTVAMFPARKNAVTKEDPSFNVVVEPPELSVVTDIASYNYRYPAFPKYAEQFPHLILYQSEAATSEMGKAYYGMDLGKVVGLAYWGAIEYWGESRGWPAKGWNYSFFDHSLEPLPQAYFVKSMFDDTPLVRIGVVDREAESIEWNDVMVGQMPMSSHWNRASGARLNLVTYTNAEEVELFINGKSFGVQKNIIDDPARRNAIFWKDVPYREGGVVAVARNGGGEVARHQLETTDKAVALRLEAETGAWRADGLDLQYMKVRAVDREGREVPDAAGEVTFEVSGAARLIAVDNGDHRSDELFAGNKRMLHNGRALAILRAGLVPGEVTITASVPGLKSAKKRLMTTGQ; the protein is encoded by the coding sequence ATGATGCTCTGGCCCGCTGCCGTCGCCGAATGGATAAAGCGCGACCGCAACCACCCCTCGGTCATCATGTGGAGTTTCGGCAACGAGCTGCAAGTCCGCGAAGAGTGGACAGGGTTTCCCACCGGCGACTGGGGCGTGACCGGTTACCGTATTCTCGACGTGCTGGCGAAACGCCACGACCCGACGCGCAAGACCACCGTGGCCATGTTTCCCGCGCGCAAAAACGCGGTGACCAAGGAGGACCCGAGTTTCAACGTGGTTGTCGAGCCGCCCGAATTGTCGGTGGTCACCGACATCGCCAGCTATAATTATCGTTATCCGGCGTTTCCCAAGTACGCCGAACAATTCCCGCACCTGATCCTTTATCAGAGCGAGGCCGCGACCAGCGAAATGGGCAAAGCCTACTACGGCATGGATCTCGGCAAGGTGGTGGGGCTGGCCTACTGGGGCGCCATCGAATACTGGGGCGAGTCGAGGGGCTGGCCGGCGAAGGGCTGGAATTATTCATTTTTCGACCACTCGCTCGAACCTCTCCCGCAGGCTTATTTTGTCAAAAGTATGTTCGACGACACGCCGCTGGTGCGCATCGGGGTGGTGGACAGGGAGGCGGAAAGCATCGAGTGGAACGATGTCATGGTGGGGCAAATGCCCATGTCGTCGCATTGGAACCGCGCGTCGGGTGCCAGGCTGAACCTGGTCACTTATACAAACGCGGAGGAGGTGGAGCTGTTTATAAACGGAAAATCGTTCGGCGTCCAAAAGAATATAATTGACGACCCGGCGCGGCGAAACGCCATCTTCTGGAAAGACGTGCCTTACCGCGAGGGCGGGGTGGTGGCCGTGGCGCGCAACGGCGGCGGGGAGGTCGCCCGCCATCAACTTGAAACCACGGACAAAGCCGTCGCGCTGCGGCTCGAGGCGGAAACCGGCGCATGGCGGGCCGACGGGCTTGATTTGCAGTATATGAAAGTGCGCGCCGTTGACCGCGAGGGCCGCGAAGTGCCGGACGCCGCAGGAGAGGTGACGTTTGAGGTGTCCGGCGCGGCCCGCCTGATCGCGGTGGACAACGGCGACCATCGCAGCGACGAACTGTTCGCCGGGAACAAGCGGATGCTGCACAATGGCCGCGCGCTCGCCATCCTCCGCGCCGGACTGGTCCCCGGGGAAGTGACAATCACGGCGTCCGTCCCGGGTCTGAAAAGCGCGAAAAAAAGACTGATGACCACAGGCCAATGA
- a CDS encoding response regulator — translation MNAPASRKLLVIDDEIQIRRLLRLALGGDGYTVFEAETGQLGLQEAVARQPDGIILDLGLPDMKGVEVLRRLREWSRIPVLILSVRAGEDDKIDALDAGADDYLTKPFSGRELLARMRAVMRRAQPNDESALVSFGDIEVDLAARLVRRGGEEVHLTAKEYALLRLLVRHRGKVVIHRQILREVWGPSAEDNTHYLRVHMTHLRQKLEANPQVPKHLKTDAGIGYRLVE, via the coding sequence ATGAATGCTCCCGCTTCCCGGAAACTGCTGGTCATCGACGATGAAATCCAGATCCGCCGCCTCCTTCGCCTGGCCTTGGGTGGCGATGGCTACACGGTTTTCGAGGCCGAGACCGGGCAACTCGGCCTGCAGGAAGCCGTGGCCCGCCAGCCCGACGGCATCATCCTGGACTTGGGATTGCCCGACATGAAGGGCGTGGAGGTGCTGAGGAGGCTCCGCGAATGGAGCCGCATCCCTGTGCTGATCTTGTCCGTGCGGGCCGGCGAAGACGACAAGATCGATGCGCTGGACGCCGGGGCCGACGACTATCTCACCAAGCCTTTCAGCGGACGGGAATTGCTGGCGCGCATGCGGGCCGTCATGCGCCGCGCCCAGCCGAACGACGAATCAGCCCTGGTGAGTTTCGGTGACATCGAAGTGGACCTGGCCGCGCGGCTGGTCCGCCGTGGAGGGGAAGAGGTGCACCTCACGGCCAAGGAATATGCGCTCCTCAGGCTATTGGTCCGGCACCGGGGAAAAGTCGTCATCCACCGGCAAATCCTGCGCGAGGTCTGGGGGCCGTCGGCGGAGGACAACACGCACTACCTGCGCGTCCACATGACGCATCTGCGCCAGAAACTCGAAGCGAACCCGCAAGTGCCCAAGCACCTGAAAACGGATGCCGGCATCGGCTACCGCCTCGTGGAATGA
- a CDS encoding sensor histidine kinase encodes MIDRHPDPDALLASLKQEEERAKRGRLKVFFGMCPGVGKTYAMLRAAHEELRDKVNLVVGVVETHGRAETEALLKDLPMVPRKKIIHRGIHLEEMDLEAILAGKPQLVLVDELAHTNAPGSIHAKRYQDVIELLDAGIDVFTTLNIQHVESRADTVRQITGATIRETVPDSLLDLADQIELIDLTPEALRERLSEGKVYLGGKAAAAAENFFKSTHLAALRELALRFTAERVERQLRSMRSSHVKKTVWRSGERMLVAVGPSPFSTQLVRWTRRLAAAQGASWIAAHIESSRPLSPAAQALLDKNMALARELGAEVLVTHDEDIAAALVRLALQHNATQIVIGKPRGWRPSELIRGTLVDRLIRLGGNIDIYVVPAEQQSRRPTWRGIEAAFSGPSEYGWAAAAVAAVTLVGLLLPEKYYQAIGLVYLLAIVFLPLWVGRWPVLLAAVLSAFAWNYLFIPPSYALRIGNIENVILFATYFGVALVAGQLTSRIRAQARHERRREERAVALFTLTRSLAEARTLDDAVSAALRQTDELLDAKTALLLVPDGGGELAPHPASSYSLDEKEAGVASWAFRHRRSAGRFTDTLPGSAGYYVPLVRENQSVGVLAVVVAANEQLTLARRDLLDAFARQLALSVERERLREAGEREKFLAESDKLHRTLLDSVSHELRTPLAVITGAFENLSGLDDAQLRDSLVTEGRTAARRLNRLVENLLDQTRLESGALKPRLDWCDMSDMVNAALESVGDALADRPLEISIPPALPPIRADFALTEQALANLLLNAGLHTPPRTPVFLAAGLDHGTGTAFFTVADRGPGLPPEMKDRVFRKFSRGDAAHAGGLGLGLSIVRGFIAAQGGEIVVGGNPGGGAVFTIYLPNNPPEPTPSA; translated from the coding sequence ATGATTGACCGGCATCCAGATCCGGACGCGCTGCTCGCCTCCCTCAAGCAGGAGGAAGAGCGCGCCAAGCGGGGCCGCCTGAAGGTTTTCTTCGGGATGTGCCCCGGCGTGGGCAAAACCTACGCGATGCTGCGAGCGGCGCATGAGGAACTGCGGGACAAGGTGAACCTGGTCGTGGGCGTCGTGGAGACCCACGGCCGCGCGGAGACCGAGGCACTGCTCAAGGACCTGCCGATGGTGCCGAGAAAAAAGATCATCCACCGGGGCATTCACTTGGAGGAGATGGACCTTGAGGCCATCCTGGCGGGCAAACCGCAGCTCGTGCTGGTGGATGAACTGGCGCACACCAACGCTCCGGGCTCGATCCACGCGAAGCGTTACCAGGATGTGATCGAGCTGCTCGATGCCGGCATTGATGTCTTCACGACGCTCAACATCCAGCACGTCGAATCCCGCGCCGATACCGTCCGGCAGATCACCGGCGCAACGATCCGCGAAACCGTGCCGGATTCGCTTCTGGACCTCGCCGACCAGATCGAGTTGATCGACCTCACTCCAGAGGCATTGCGGGAACGGCTGTCCGAAGGAAAGGTTTATCTCGGCGGGAAGGCGGCGGCGGCGGCCGAGAACTTTTTCAAGAGCACCCACCTCGCCGCCTTGCGTGAACTGGCGCTTCGGTTCACCGCGGAGCGGGTGGAGCGCCAGTTGCGCTCGATGCGCTCCAGCCATGTCAAAAAAACCGTCTGGCGCAGCGGCGAGCGCATGCTGGTGGCCGTGGGGCCGAGTCCATTTTCGACCCAGCTCGTGCGCTGGACCCGGCGGCTTGCCGCCGCGCAGGGGGCTTCGTGGATCGCCGCCCACATCGAATCGTCGCGGCCTCTTTCCCCGGCCGCCCAGGCTTTGCTCGACAAAAACATGGCCTTGGCCCGCGAGCTGGGCGCGGAGGTTCTGGTGACGCATGATGAGGACATCGCGGCGGCCCTGGTCCGGCTTGCGTTGCAGCACAACGCCACGCAAATCGTGATTGGCAAACCGCGCGGGTGGCGTCCGTCCGAGCTCATCCGGGGCACGCTGGTGGACCGATTGATCCGGCTGGGCGGCAACATCGACATTTACGTGGTGCCGGCCGAGCAGCAATCCCGGCGCCCGACCTGGCGGGGGATCGAGGCGGCCTTCAGCGGTCCGTCGGAATATGGTTGGGCCGCGGCCGCCGTGGCCGCGGTTACGCTGGTCGGGCTGCTCCTGCCGGAAAAATACTACCAGGCGATCGGTCTGGTTTATCTTCTCGCCATTGTATTCCTGCCGCTGTGGGTGGGACGCTGGCCGGTGTTGCTGGCCGCCGTGCTCAGCGCCTTTGCCTGGAACTACCTGTTTATCCCGCCGAGCTACGCCTTGCGAATCGGCAACATCGAGAACGTCATCTTGTTCGCCACTTACTTTGGCGTGGCGTTGGTCGCGGGGCAGTTGACTTCCCGCATCCGGGCGCAGGCCCGGCACGAACGCCGGCGCGAGGAACGGGCCGTCGCCTTGTTTACCCTGACGCGTTCCCTGGCGGAGGCACGGACCTTGGACGATGCCGTGTCCGCCGCGCTGCGCCAGACTGACGAATTGCTCGACGCCAAGACCGCCTTGCTGCTCGTCCCGGACGGCGGGGGCGAGCTCGCGCCTCATCCCGCCAGCTCGTATTCCCTCGACGAGAAGGAGGCCGGCGTGGCGTCCTGGGCATTCCGCCATCGGCGCTCTGCCGGCAGGTTCACGGATACATTGCCGGGCAGCGCCGGTTATTACGTGCCGCTGGTGCGCGAAAACCAGTCGGTCGGCGTTCTCGCGGTGGTGGTCGCGGCCAATGAACAGCTCACGCTGGCCCGGCGCGATTTGCTTGATGCGTTTGCGCGACAACTGGCGCTTAGCGTTGAACGCGAGCGTCTCCGCGAGGCCGGGGAGCGGGAGAAGTTTCTGGCCGAATCCGACAAACTCCACCGCACCCTCCTCGACAGCGTTTCCCATGAGTTGAGAACGCCGCTGGCGGTGATCACCGGAGCCTTTGAAAATCTGTCCGGGCTGGATGATGCGCAGTTGCGGGACAGCCTGGTGACCGAAGGACGCACGGCCGCGAGGCGGCTCAACCGTCTGGTGGAAAATCTCCTCGACCAGACCCGCCTGGAAAGCGGCGCGCTCAAGCCGCGCCTCGACTGGTGCGACATGAGCGACATGGTGAATGCCGCCCTCGAAAGCGTGGGTGATGCGCTCGCGGATCGCCCGCTTGAGATTTCGATTCCGCCCGCTCTGCCTCCCATCCGCGCGGACTTTGCCCTCACGGAGCAGGCCTTGGCCAACCTCCTGCTCAATGCCGGGCTTCACACCCCGCCGCGGACTCCGGTTTTTCTGGCCGCGGGGCTGGACCATGGAACCGGGACGGCGTTTTTTACGGTGGCTGATCGCGGCCCCGGCCTCCCGCCCGAAATGAAGGACCGGGTGTTCCGAAAATTCTCCCGCGGCGACGCGGCGCATGCCGGCGGCCTTGGGCTCGGCTTGTCAATCGTGCGTGGATTTATCGCCGCCCAAGGCGGTGAGATTGTGGTCGGGGGGAATCCCGGCGGCGGGGCCGTCTTCACGATTTATCTGCCAAACAATCCTCCTGAGCCGACTCCTTCCGCATGA
- the kdpC gene encoding K(+)-transporting ATPase subunit C, translated as MNTFLSSLKSSLLLTLVLAFVLCGVYPLAVWAGGQLLFRHKANGSLIVDADGTVRGSELLGQSFNGDRYFQSRPSAAGGGYDAGLSSGTNLGPTSQKLADAIKANVEAYRAKNKLSADTPVPADAVTASASGLDPHISPANASLQAARVAKARGLPVDRVRALIAAHTDRRFLGVFGEPGVNVLLLNRALDSLAYETTP; from the coding sequence ATGAATACATTCCTGTCCTCGCTGAAAAGTTCCCTGCTGCTGACGCTGGTTCTGGCCTTTGTGCTTTGCGGCGTCTATCCGCTCGCCGTGTGGGCGGGCGGCCAGCTTCTCTTTCGCCACAAGGCCAACGGCAGCCTGATCGTGGACGCCGACGGCACGGTGCGCGGCTCGGAATTGCTCGGGCAATCCTTCAATGGCGATCGCTATTTCCAATCACGCCCTTCAGCCGCCGGCGGCGGCTACGATGCGGGCCTGTCCTCCGGGACGAATCTCGGGCCGACCAGCCAGAAGCTCGCCGATGCCATCAAGGCCAACGTCGAAGCTTACCGCGCCAAGAACAAGCTGTCCGCCGACACGCCGGTTCCCGCTGACGCCGTGACCGCATCGGCCAGCGGCCTCGATCCTCATATCAGCCCCGCCAATGCCAGCCTTCAGGCCGCGCGCGTGGCCAAGGCGCGCGGCCTGCCCGTCGACAGGGTTCGGGCATTGATCGCCGCGCATACTGACAGACGTTTTCTCGGCGTCTTCGGCGAGCCTGGCGTCAACGTCCTCCTGCTCAACCGCGCGCTCGACTCCCTTGCATACGAGACCACGCCATGA
- the kdpB gene encoding potassium-transporting ATPase subunit KdpB → MNTKTISLFDRAIFRQAVIDSVRKLDPRLQLKNPVMFVTLIGSFLCFQQIFTSKDPLGYVLQIALWLLSTVLFANFAEAVAEGRGKAQARALRATRKQMTAQRRRRDGSLEPVDAVTLSKGDIVLVKAGELIPGDGEVIEGAASVDESAITGESAPVIREAGGDRSAVTGGTTVLSDTLLVRITANPGEGFLDHMIGLVEGAKRQKTPNEIALTILLSALTFVFLLVVITLKPFGDYSNAAFSTTTLIALLVCLIPTTIGGLLSAIGIAGMDRLLQRNVLAVSGRAVEAAGDIDVLLLDKTGTITLGNRHAADFIAAPGVARDRLADAAQLASLADETPEGRSIVVLAKEKFNLRGRDLASPHATFVPFTAQTRMSGVDFAASDGQPARQIRKGAADSIKKWVETENGTFPGAVTNAVEEISRQGGTPLVVAEGREVLGVIFLKDVVKGGIKERFAQLRAMGIRTVMITGDNPLTAAAIAAEAGVDDFLAQATPEMKLARIRKEQADGHLVAMTGDGTNDAPALAQADVGVAMNTGTQAAKEAGNMVDLDSNPTKLLEIVEIGKQMLITRGSLTTFSIANDIAKYFAIIPAMLIGAFPAIAPLNIMRLGSPPSAILSAVIFNALVIVALIPLALKGVAYRPVGATALLRRNLLVYGLGGILVPFAGIKLIDVVINALHLV, encoded by the coding sequence ATGAACACCAAAACCATCTCCCTTTTCGACCGGGCGATTTTTCGCCAGGCGGTGATCGACTCGGTCAGAAAACTGGATCCTCGCCTGCAACTGAAGAACCCGGTGATGTTCGTCACGCTGATCGGTTCATTCCTTTGCTTCCAGCAGATCTTCACCTCGAAGGACCCTCTCGGCTACGTCCTCCAGATCGCCCTCTGGCTGCTGTCCACCGTGCTCTTCGCGAACTTCGCCGAGGCCGTGGCCGAGGGCCGGGGCAAGGCCCAGGCCCGCGCCCTGCGGGCGACACGCAAGCAGATGACCGCTCAACGCCGCCGCCGGGACGGTTCCCTGGAGCCGGTCGATGCCGTCACGCTATCCAAAGGCGACATCGTTCTCGTCAAGGCCGGCGAACTCATCCCCGGCGACGGCGAAGTGATAGAGGGCGCCGCTTCCGTCGATGAATCCGCCATCACCGGCGAATCAGCCCCCGTGATACGTGAAGCCGGCGGTGACCGCAGCGCCGTCACCGGCGGCACCACCGTGCTCTCCGACACGCTTCTCGTCCGCATCACCGCGAATCCGGGCGAAGGCTTTCTCGACCACATGATCGGCCTGGTGGAAGGGGCAAAACGCCAGAAGACGCCCAACGAGATCGCGCTCACGATCCTGCTCTCCGCGCTCACTTTTGTGTTCCTCCTCGTCGTCATCACGCTCAAGCCGTTTGGGGACTACTCCAATGCCGCCTTTTCGACCACGACGCTTATCGCGCTTCTGGTCTGCCTGATTCCCACCACCATCGGCGGCCTGCTCAGCGCCATCGGCATCGCCGGCATGGACCGTCTCTTGCAGCGCAATGTGCTCGCCGTCAGCGGACGCGCGGTGGAGGCCGCCGGCGACATCGATGTGCTCCTTCTCGACAAGACGGGCACGATCACCCTCGGCAACCGCCATGCCGCGGATTTTATCGCCGCCCCCGGCGTGGCGCGCGACCGTCTGGCCGATGCGGCGCAACTTGCCTCGCTGGCCGACGAGACTCCCGAAGGCCGCAGCATCGTCGTGCTGGCGAAGGAAAAGTTCAACCTGCGCGGGCGCGACCTCGCCTCGCCCCACGCCACCTTTGTGCCCTTCACCGCGCAGACGCGCATGAGCGGCGTGGACTTCGCCGCCAGCGACGGGCAGCCCGCCCGCCAGATCCGCAAAGGCGCGGCGGACAGCATTAAAAAATGGGTGGAAACCGAAAATGGCACCTTTCCCGGCGCGGTCACAAACGCGGTCGAGGAAATCTCCCGGCAGGGAGGCACTCCGTTGGTCGTGGCCGAAGGGCGCGAAGTGCTCGGCGTCATCTTTCTCAAGGACGTGGTGAAAGGCGGCATCAAGGAACGCTTCGCCCAGCTCCGCGCCATGGGCATCCGCACGGTCATGATCACCGGGGACAATCCGCTCACCGCCGCCGCCATCGCGGCCGAGGCGGGTGTGGACGACTTCCTGGCCCAGGCGACGCCGGAGATGAAACTCGCCCGCATCCGCAAGGAACAAGCCGACGGACATCTCGTCGCCATGACCGGCGACGGCACCAACGACGCGCCCGCGCTTGCCCAGGCCGACGTCGGCGTCGCGATGAACACCGGCACGCAGGCGGCCAAGGAGGCCGGCAACATGGTCGATCTCGATTCCAATCCGACCAAGCTCCTGGAAATCGTGGAAATCGGCAAACAGATGCTCATCACGCGCGGCTCGCTCACCACCTTCAGCATCGCCAACGACATCGCCAAATACTTCGCCATCATCCCGGCCATGCTCATCGGGGCCTTTCCCGCGATCGCTCCGCTCAACATCATGCGACTGGGCTCTCCGCCCAGCGCCATCCTGAGCGCGGTGATTTTCAACGCGCTCGTCATCGTCGCGCTGATCCCGCTCGCGCTCAAAGGCGTGGCTTACCGCCCTGTCGGCGCGACCGCCCTGCTGCGCCGCAACCTGCTCGTCTACGGGCTCGGCGGCATCCTGGTCCCCTTCGCCGGCATCAAGCTGATCGATGTCGTGATCAACGCCCTTCATCTCGTCTGA
- the kdpA gene encoding potassium-transporting ATPase subunit KdpA, with protein MNNTNAWLQFALFLGVLLLLTKPLGLYLARVLDVNGKTWLDRAVKPFERLTYRICGIKPEQEQSWIGYAVSVLVFSLTGMLFTYFILRYQHFLPLNPQGMPGLSAHLAFNTAASFTTNTNWQSYGGESTMSYFSQMVALAIHNFTSAAVGIGIAAALVRGIARKSARTIGNFWVDTVRVTYYLLLPVCLVFALALVSQGMIQNFKPHVTARTLDSHAIQIPKTDENGTAVTAANGAPVLVDKVVDTQIIAQGPVASQVAIKMLGTNGGGFFNANAAHPYENPTPFSNFFQMLAIFAIPSALTYYFGRVVNNQKHGWAIWSAMAAMFVVGVLVSWGAEASGNPIHQSLGVAAADGNMEGKEIRFGIFNSALFATITTAASCGAVNAMHDSFTPIGGLVPLFNMQTGEVIFGGVGAGLYGILLFAILAVFIAGLMVGRTPEYLGKKIEAFDVKMAVLVLMALATPLLGFTAWASVSEWGQAGLNNAGPHGFAEILYAFSSAVGNNGSAFAGLTANPANGDPHYNTALGLAMLFGRFLMIVPILAIAGNLAGKKPVPASAGTFKTEGLTFVCLLIGTMLLIGALTYLPALAVGPVAEHFLMGAGRLF; from the coding sequence ATGAACAACACCAACGCCTGGCTTCAATTCGCGCTCTTTCTCGGGGTGCTGCTCCTCCTGACCAAACCCTTGGGCCTGTATCTCGCGCGGGTTTTGGACGTGAACGGCAAGACCTGGCTCGACCGGGCCGTCAAGCCGTTCGAGCGGCTGACGTATCGGATATGCGGCATCAAGCCGGAGCAGGAACAGAGCTGGATCGGCTACGCGGTATCCGTGCTCGTGTTCAGCCTGACGGGCATGCTGTTCACGTATTTTATTCTTAGATACCAGCATTTTCTTCCGCTCAACCCCCAGGGGATGCCGGGACTCTCCGCTCATCTGGCGTTCAACACGGCGGCGAGCTTCACGACCAACACCAACTGGCAAAGCTACGGCGGCGAATCGACGATGTCGTATTTTTCGCAGATGGTCGCGCTGGCCATTCACAATTTCACATCGGCGGCGGTCGGTATTGGCATAGCCGCCGCGCTGGTCCGCGGCATCGCCAGGAAATCGGCCCGCACCATCGGTAATTTCTGGGTGGATACGGTCCGCGTCACCTATTACCTGCTGCTGCCGGTCTGCCTTGTCTTTGCGCTGGCCCTGGTGTCACAGGGCATGATCCAGAACTTCAAGCCCCACGTCACGGCCAGGACGCTGGATTCCCATGCGATCCAGATTCCGAAGACCGACGAAAACGGCACCGCCGTCACCGCGGCCAATGGAGCGCCCGTGTTGGTGGACAAGGTCGTCGACACCCAAATCATCGCCCAAGGCCCCGTCGCCTCCCAAGTCGCCATCAAGATGCTGGGCACGAATGGCGGCGGCTTTTTCAACGCCAATGCCGCGCATCCTTACGAAAACCCCACGCCGTTTTCGAATTTTTTCCAGATGCTGGCGATCTTCGCGATACCCAGCGCGCTCACCTACTATTTCGGCCGCGTGGTCAACAACCAGAAGCACGGCTGGGCCATCTGGTCCGCGATGGCGGCGATGTTTGTCGTCGGGGTTCTGGTTTCGTGGGGAGCCGAGGCCTCGGGCAACCCGATTCACCAGTCGCTCGGCGTGGCCGCGGCTGACGGCAACATGGAGGGCAAGGAGATCCGCTTCGGCATCTTCAACTCCGCTCTGTTCGCGACCATCACGACCGCGGCCTCCTGCGGCGCGGTCAACGCGATGCATGACTCGTTCACCCCGATCGGAGGCCTGGTGCCGCTGTTCAACATGCAGACCGGCGAGGTCATTTTCGGCGGCGTGGGCGCAGGCCTCTACGGCATCCTGCTGTTCGCGATCCTGGCAGTGTTCATCGCCGGCCTGATGGTCGGACGCACGCCCGAATATCTCGGCAAGAAAATCGAGGCGTTCGACGTGAAGATGGCGGTGCTCGTGCTGATGGCGCTGGCCACGCCGCTCCTCGGCTTCACCGCGTGGGCCAGCGTGAGCGAGTGGGGGCAGGCCGGCCTCAATAACGCCGGGCCCCACGGGTTCGCGGAAATCCTCTACGCGTTCAGTTCGGCGGTCGGCAACAACGGCAGCGCGTTTGCCGGGCTCACGGCCAACCCCGCCAACGGCGATCCCCATTACAACACGGCGCTCGGGCTCGCCATGCTCTTCGGGCGCTTCCTGATGATCGTGCCGATATTGGCCATCGCCGGGAATCTCGCCGGCAAGAAGCCGGTGCCGGCGAGCGCCGGCACGTTCAAGACGGAGGGGCTCACATTCGTGTGTCTTTTGATCGGCACAATGCTGCTCATCGGCGCGCTCACCTATCTGCCGGCCCTCGCGGTCGGTCCCGTCGCGGAACACTTCCTCATGGGTGCCGGCCGCCTGTTTTGA
- a CDS encoding potassium-transporting ATPase subunit F encodes MESILVSIIAVAALVYLVAAVIRPEKF; translated from the coding sequence ATGGAAAGCATCCTTGTCAGCATTATCGCCGTTGCGGCTTTGGTTTACCTGGTCGCGGCCGTCATCCGGCCGGAAAAATTTTGA